The proteins below come from a single Paludibacter jiangxiensis genomic window:
- a CDS encoding OmpP1/FadL family transporter produces MIKKSLLSLGLLLGFVAVIHAQDEFDALKASQTQLKGTARYMGMGGAFTALGGDASAISLNPAGLGVYRSSELTATLNMMNNSSNSTWKGVTNSDNNIFAHFNNLSIVATIPGTDQYSSALSFTFDRLKSFNRNGVVSGANQLSSLTDNIAYRTGGIPESALQSSNDPFNNTSIPWISVLGYEGYLINPSSSGTNQWTTLLGTTETVRPSYSYSERGYIDQYSIGYAGNISNIVYLGASIGWQSLNYSLISNYGETFGSGGSMNLRNEIYTTGSGFDVKLGVIVRPVDFLRLGFAYHTPMFYNMTDNYYASLNYDTERKGTISTPDEGGYSKYKVQTPSYYTFGLAAVLGKKGILSFDYQYQDFTTMKLKNQDGDSQSFEFENEGVKANMKSVSSFKVGGEFRATDNIALRLGYNYISPATKPDAYRVLANNSVRTDSEYFLDVNTQNFTAGIGFRYNNWNFDLAYVLSNQKQDFYPYDDINLAPARLTTHNSNLAFTIGLRY; encoded by the coding sequence ATGATAAAAAAGAGTTTGCTTTCATTAGGTTTGTTACTAGGCTTTGTTGCCGTCATTCATGCTCAAGATGAATTTGATGCACTTAAAGCTTCGCAAACACAATTAAAAGGAACTGCACGTTACATGGGTATGGGTGGCGCCTTTACGGCTCTGGGAGGTGATGCCTCTGCAATTTCACTCAATCCTGCAGGTTTAGGAGTATATAGGAGTTCGGAGTTAACCGCGACTCTGAATATGATGAATAATTCTTCAAATTCTACATGGAAAGGTGTAACTAACAGCGACAATAATATCTTTGCGCATTTCAATAACTTGTCTATAGTTGCAACAATTCCTGGTACCGATCAGTATAGTTCTGCCCTGAGCTTTACGTTTGACCGCCTAAAGTCTTTTAACAGGAATGGGGTAGTTTCTGGTGCTAACCAGCTTTCATCTTTGACCGATAATATAGCTTATCGTACAGGTGGAATTCCCGAATCAGCTCTTCAATCGTCCAATGATCCATTCAACAATACAAGTATTCCATGGATCTCAGTATTGGGATATGAAGGGTACCTGATTAATCCGAGTTCGAGTGGAACGAATCAGTGGACAACATTGTTAGGTACTACAGAAACAGTTCGTCCGTCTTATAGCTATTCTGAGAGAGGATATATTGACCAATACAGCATTGGTTACGCTGGAAATATTTCCAATATCGTTTATTTGGGTGCTTCTATCGGATGGCAAAGTCTGAACTATTCACTGATAAGCAACTATGGAGAAACTTTTGGTTCCGGAGGAAGTATGAATCTCAGAAATGAAATCTATACTACAGGATCAGGATTTGACGTAAAATTAGGCGTTATTGTGCGCCCGGTAGATTTCCTGCGTTTAGGTTTTGCATATCATACCCCAATGTTTTATAACATGACGGATAATTATTACGCATCGTTAAATTACGACACAGAACGGAAAGGTACAATATCGACTCCGGATGAAGGCGGTTACAGTAAGTATAAAGTTCAAACGCCGTCTTACTATACTTTTGGTTTAGCTGCTGTATTAGGTAAAAAAGGAATTCTAAGCTTTGATTACCAGTATCAGGATTTTACCACTATGAAATTAAAAAATCAGGATGGAGACAGTCAGTCGTTTGAATTTGAAAACGAAGGTGTAAAAGCAAATATGAAATCGGTAAGCAGTTTTAAAGTTGGAGGAGAATTCCGTGCAACTGATAATATAGCATTACGTTTAGGATACAACTATATTTCTCCGGCAACTAAACCTGATGCCTACAGAGTTTTAGCAAACAACTCAGTACGTACCGACAGCGAATATTTTCTGGATGTAAATACCCAGAACTTTACGGCAGGTATCGGGTTCCGCTATAACAACTGGAACTTCGACCTTGCATATGTGT